A DNA window from Aureibaculum sp. 2308TA14-22 contains the following coding sequences:
- a CDS encoding TfoX/Sxy family DNA transformation protein: MNSKINIAINEAKNIGPTIAKRLNEIGIYCLTDLAKVTPVNAYKQMVEKNDKKRLPICYYLYSLEGALLDLNWDDIPKELKLELKKQIGN, translated from the coding sequence ATGAACTCGAAAATTAACATAGCTATAAATGAAGCAAAAAACATTGGTCCAACAATAGCCAAACGCTTAAATGAAATTGGAATTTATTGCCTTACGGATCTTGCAAAGGTTACTCCCGTGAATGCCTATAAACAAATGGTTGAGAAAAACGATAAAAAGCGTTTGCCAATTTGTTATTACCTTTATTCATTAGAAGGTGCTTTATTAGACTTAAATTGGGATGATATTCCGAAAGAACTCAAGTTAGAATTAAAAAAACAAATTGGAAATTGA
- a CDS encoding amidohydrolase family protein has translation MNKIYRILLVVPLVFISCKEKSKQVSAEQEGNYSVYDGHVHIMSHELIKDWKNLGIPFSKPERFYSDIDTILKINQADNINLIGMGYVYGSPEFYQGENEYQKLKYENDYLFEVSKKYRKKVKPFFSIDPLKEYAIKEIDRCLKLDVDWGLKLHFSSSQVYLTENEHLKKVKSIFKIAAENNLPILLHFDNWHPKFGKPDVEILVDSILVDLKPIKLTIAHFGTSGGFNQKTRNVIDTFVGLYRNDKISNRHTILFDISAVALDKDSEGVEKLTKSEFKELKSYCNKLGYNRITFGTDYPLYMSKEYIQVLENKLGLSKSEINHIVQNKGI, from the coding sequence ATGAATAAAATTTATAGAATATTATTGGTCGTTCCTCTAGTTTTTATTTCTTGTAAAGAAAAAAGTAAGCAGGTTTCAGCCGAACAAGAGGGTAATTACTCTGTTTATGATGGTCACGTTCATATAATGAGTCACGAATTAATTAAAGATTGGAAAAATTTAGGCATCCCTTTTTCAAAACCTGAAAGGTTTTATTCAGATATAGATACTATTCTCAAAATAAATCAAGCAGATAATATAAACCTTATAGGAATGGGTTATGTTTATGGAAGTCCTGAATTTTATCAAGGTGAAAATGAGTATCAAAAACTGAAGTATGAAAATGATTACCTTTTTGAGGTTTCAAAGAAGTATCGAAAAAAAGTAAAACCATTTTTCTCAATAGATCCATTAAAAGAATATGCAATAAAAGAAATTGACAGATGCTTAAAATTAGATGTGGATTGGGGTTTGAAACTTCATTTTAGCTCATCTCAAGTGTATTTGACTGAAAATGAGCACCTGAAAAAAGTAAAATCTATTTTTAAAATTGCCGCTGAAAATAATTTACCTATACTACTACATTTTGACAATTGGCATCCAAAATTTGGAAAACCTGATGTGGAAATTTTAGTCGATTCTATTTTAGTCGATTTGAAACCTATTAAGTTGACAATTGCTCATTTTGGAACTTCAGGTGGATTTAATCAAAAAACTAGAAATGTTATTGACACATTTGTAGGGCTTTATAGAAATGATAAAATTTCAAATAGACATACGATATTATTTGATATTTCAGCAGTTGCTCTAGATAAAGATAGTGAGGGAGTTGAAAAACTTACAAAAAGTGAATTTAAAGAACTCAAGAGTTACTGTAATAAATTAGGTTATAATAGAATAACTTTCGGAACCGACTACCCACTTTACATGTCTAAAGAATACATTCAAGTACTTGAAAACAAGTTAGGTTTATCTAAATCTGAAATTAATCATATCGTTCAAAATAAGGGTATATAA